A stretch of the Argentina anserina chromosome 6, drPotAnse1.1, whole genome shotgun sequence genome encodes the following:
- the LOC126800281 gene encoding uncharacterized protein LOC126800281 isoform X2 gives MSPRVVPPIKLTGSTSSIFWATPCTPATTTHGVATAGSYCCGGAASSGHHGSRFLGGFVCLSPSNIPTKGIEPNRSVTDETSEEITFRVVEVARRKEVDNSAGVD, from the exons atgtcgcctcgtgtcgtgccacctatcaaactgacgggctcgacgagctccatcttttgggctacgccttgcactccggcgacaaccacacacggtgtagcaaccgccggaagttactgctgtggcggcgccgcctcctccggccaccatggctcgagattcttggggggttttgtttgtctcagtcccagcaacattcccacaaaaggaatcgagccaaatcgaagt gtgactgacgaaacgagtgaggaaattactttcagggtcgtggaagttgcacgcaggaaagaag tggataactccgcaggtgtggattag